In Mycolicibacterium gadium, the genomic window GCTGTACACGCAACAGGCCGACGAGAACCAATGGGTCGAGGACGGGATTCACCCGACCCAGGAAGCCTACGAAGCGTGGGCGGGCGAGCTGGCTAGCGCGGTCCCCGCGCCGTGTCGGTGAGCTAGGCGATTTCGCAGATCAGCGGGCATTCCTGTAGCCTGGGCCGGTTGCCGACGCAGGTAACCCTCCTGTCACGGAACGACCGTGGCCGAACAAGACCGTAGGAGGTGGTGTGGTTCTCATGCGTCCATACGAAATCATGGTCATTCTCGACCCCACTCTCGACGAGCGCACTGTTGCTCCGTCGCTGGAGACGTTCCTCAACGTCATCCGCAAGGACGGCGGCACCGTCGACAAGGTCGACATCTGGGGCAAGCGCCGGCTGGCCTACGAGATCG contains:
- the rpsF gene encoding 30S ribosomal protein S6, with the protein product MRPYEIMVILDPTLDERTVAPSLETFLNVIRKDGGTVDKVDIWGKRRLAYEIAKHAEGIYAVVDVKAESATVSELDRQLNLNESVLRTKVMRTDKH